The Kineococcus radiotolerans SRS30216 = ATCC BAA-149 genomic interval CACGGTATTCGGTCCCGATGGGGTTCATGTGCTGGCTCCTGCCTGGGCGGGCGTGGTCGTCGGTGCCTCAGCGGGCGCCGTGGGGGATGTGGGGGCGGGGTAGAGCTGCGCTGACATGGGCGGGAAGGGGGTGAGGGAGAAGAGCGCCTCCACGGGTAGGCCGAAGTGGCCGGCCAGGCGCAGGGCGAGTTCGACGGAGGGGCCGTAATCGCCGCGTTCGAGGAAGCCGATGGTCTGAACGTTGACGCCGACCGCTTCGGCCAGCTGGCGGCGGGTGATGCCGCGTTCGGCGCGCAGCACCGCGAGGCGGTTGTGCAGGTGCTTCGCGCCTGCCGACTCCTTCGCCTTGTTCACCACCCCCCCATGTTGCGTCATCGCAACACAGAGCGCAAGAGAGGCAATGGAGGTGGCGGACGAGGTGGTGCTGGATGACCCTGCGGACATCGACATGAGCGCGACGGCGCGGCCATCGCCATGTGCGTGTGTCGGGCGCCGGGGTCAGTCCGCCCTGGTCCCGGTCTGCCGGTAGCGACCGGCGATCTGGCCGCCTCGAGAACTGGCGCGCAGCGTGCCTTCGGCGGCGGTCAACGCCTCCACCGCAGCCGGGTCCTCGAGCCCGGGCACGCACATCGTCTCGCCGTCGCGAAGCGCCGACAGCGAGGCCTCGACGACGTCTTCGGGTGGCATGCCGCCGTCGTCGTGGACCTTCTCCTCGCCAGGGACGGGCAGGTCGCCTCTGGTGAGGTGGAATTCGGTGGCGGTCAGTCCTGGGCACACGACCTGCACGCTCACCGGGGACCCGGCCAGTTCGGCGGCGAGGGTACGGGTGAACGTCACGACGTAGCCCTTGGTGCCGCCGTACACGGCGCGGTGGGGGAGTGGGTCCGGCGGCAGGCTCCCGGCGAACGCCAGCAGCGAGGCCACGCTGATGACGGCGCCGCGCCCGCGCGTCAGCATTCCGGGCACGGCGGCCCGGGTCAGCACCGTCAGGGCGGTGACGTTGACGGCCAGCACCTGGGTCAGCAGGTCGGCTTCGGTCTGCGCGAACGGGCCGTAGCCGTTGATGCCCGCGTTGTTGACCAGGAGGTCCACATCGACGGCACGTGCGGCGACCCGGGTCAGGTCGCTGGCCTGGGATAGGTCGGCGGTGAGGGTCTGCACCGTGACGCCGTGCTCGTCGCGCAGCGCGGCGGCAAGCTGCTCCAGGCGGTCGCCTCGGCGAGCGACGAGGACGAGACCCCAACCCCGTTCGGCGAGCTGGCGGGCGTACACGGCGCCGATTCCGGAGGAGGCGCCGGTGATCAGGGCGGTCCCGGTGGTCTTGGTGGTGTCGAGTGCCATGCCGTCCATGGTGCTCCGGCCGCTGGGCGCGGCACGCCAGGACCTGGCCGCGCGTTGGGTGGCGATCGACTGCCCGGTGCGAGGCAAGGATGGTCACCTCCTGTCGCATCGACCACCGCCCGTAAGCCGAGACCCTCACCATCGAACGCGGCCTCGCTCGATGACCCGCAGCGCCTTGCCGGCGCGCCGTTCCAAGACGAGCTCGAGCTGCGACCGGTCACGGCGAAACGCGGCGGCGTGGCGAGTTCTCGTTTGACGGCCAAGCTGTCGTCCCGAGGATCCCGCACTGATCTCGGCACGACCGTGACGTCGCGGGGCGTCAGCCACAGCGCACAACGCGGGATGACCGTGACGTCGTGGGCAATGCCTTCTCCTGCGATGGCAGCAGCGGCCGTTACGGAACCCCGGGCCAGCTCAGCAGCCGCTCCACAGCCTGACGTGGACGGGTCGGGATCGACACGCCCACGTTCTGCCCGTCGGCTCGGATCCAGTAGATGCCGGTCACCTCATCTTCAAGATGGGTGACCTGAGCCAGAACATCCCCGATGCGCACGACGGTCCAGCCGCCGGTGGGGTTGCGCAGATCGGTGCCCGCCACGATCGGCGGGGCGTCCGGCTCGGGTGGGGCTGTGGAGATGGTGGTGACGCCGGCTTGGGTGAGGCGGTGGAACGGCACAGTGTGCAGGTCGACCCCGGCGGGGACGAGGAGCAGGTAGCGCCGTTGTGGATCGACGTGGCGGCGCAGCCAGACGCGTTCCTCACCCGAGGCGGGTTGTGGGCAGGGGCCGGTGAACGAAGCCTCGTCAGGGTCGATGTCCACGCCATCGCTCAGGACGCCGGGGGCGCCCCACATACCCAGGGTCTCGTAGCGGAACTCACGGGCGATGGGTCGCAAGTGCTCCAGAACCGCGGCGACGTGCTCGCTCAGGGGCAGGCCGGCTAGGGGGGCGGGGCGGGCTGCGGCGGCGCGGGCCACCGCCTCCTCTTCGATGCGGGCCGGCCACAACGGGAGCTCGGTGTCCTGTGGCGGATCCGGCGCGGTGGGCCAGTCCGTGAGCACGCCGACGTCGCGGTACGTCCATCGCGCGGAAGGCCGCCCGTCGGGCAGGCGGGGGTCGAGCCACTCCAGGTGGGCTTGGCTGGAGCGGCTGATGGCGGCGAGGACGTGGGCGGTGGTGGGTCGGTCCATGTCCCCGAGGGTGGCGCCGAGGTCGACGGGGACGGCGGAGGCCAGGGCGGCGGCGATGCGCAGGACGCCTCGGTGGTGGCGGGCGTGGGGGAGGTCGGCGGGCAGCGGGCCTGGTGGGGCGTTGGGGTCGATGGCGGCGATGGCTTCGGCCCAGCGCAGGGTGGCGCGGGGGGTGCCGTCGGGGTGAGTGTCGAGGTCGAGGAAGCCAGCAGCGTCGAGGGTGGTGAGCCAGTCCCCGGTGCGGTGCAGCAGTTCGACGGCGACGGCGGGTGGGCCCAGCTCGATCCAGGCCATGGTGAGGACGTCGGTGAGTTGGCTGGAGGTCAGCGTCGAACCCGTCACGGGGGTGAGTCTCGGAGTGGACGGGTGGATGAGGAGGGGCTGGGCCCATCCAGTCATCGTCATGGTGGGGACGCCCCTGACAGCTCAGGACCGCACACAACGCGGGATGACCGTGAAGTCGTCGTTGCGGTGGGGAGGGCCGTCGCCGCATCTTGCAGCGCCGAGCCGGGGCGCAAGGGAAACGGTGAGTTGAGCTGCCTCAGCTGGTGGTGACGGCCACGCCCCACTGCGAGGGGCCGTCGTTGGGGTCAGTGACTTTGAAGGTGGCTTCGCCGGTGGTCGGGATGAGCTCACCGACGCGGTGGCCCTGCCCGTCGCAGTTGACGGTGACCGTGGTGCCGGCCAGGTCCAGACCGAGGCTCCCGTCGCCGGTGCAGGCGGCACCACACGTGACGTGGTGGGGAGCTGCATCGTCCTCGTGGTGGGCGCGGACCTGATGCTGCCTCGGGGGAGCAGAGTGGTCGTGTGGTGCAAGTAGCGAGGACGGTGCTCCTCGTGGTGGGGCTGACCCTGGTGGCCGTAGAGATCGCTGTGCTGTGACCTGATGCTGTGACCCGGTGGTGGGGGCCGGTGCAGCAAGGAGCGACGTCACGCAGGAGCACGCACAACGCGGGATGACCGTGAAGTCGGCGCTCTACGGCTGCAGCCGCGACAAAAGGACGTGGTAGCCGCAGCTTGTCGGGCACTGTGGAGTCGTGCTCGCCAGCTTCTCGGTCGCCGTCGCCATCCGCATGGCTCAGGCCGCCGCTGATCTACCGCGTCCACGGGTATCGCTGGTGCCGGCAGCGTCGTATCGCCTCGAGCGGGGCCACGACGAGCGCGAGGTGCTCGACGAGCCGTCCTTCGCGGTGAGTCTGGACCTCGCGGCGCCACTGACCTCGCCGCATGAGGCGATCGGCTACCAAGTCTTCGACACCACCTCGCAGTGGGTGTCCCTGGGCGGCACCCTCCTGCTGCTGGACAACGCGATGGGCTCTGAGCGTTGTGAGCCGCGACCGGCGCGGTTGCGGAGCGAGCAGGACGGGGGTCTGCGCATGCCCTTCGACGGGTGGTGGGTCTTTCCCGACTTCGCTGACGAGCTGGATGGGCAGGTCGACATCACGGTGCTGACCACCGTGAAGTGGGTCCAAGAGGGCCGCGCCGTGCAGGAGGCTGAGGTGTTGATGGACTTCACCTTGGCCCTGTTGAACTCACGCCCTTGAGTCGGTGGTGGGCGCGGCACCGCCCGCACTGCGGAATGACCGTGAATCCGCTCGACGAGGTTCCACCCCTCCTGCACGCGGCATGATGCGGTGATGGCGACGACGTCAACCGAGCAAGTACGGCGTGATCCCCGCTACCGCGGGGGACGGCTGTTATCCGCGCTGGCGGTGCTGGGTCTGTCGGTGGCGGCCTGGCAGGGGTGGGTGAGCTGGTGGGCCGACGATGCCCAGGCGCCGGCCGCGGCGGGGTGGTTCCACCTCGGTGCGGGTCTAACGCTGGCGGCGGCTGTGGTGCTCGGCAGTGTCCGTCTGGGGGTCCTGCTGCCTGCTGTGGTGGCGACGGTGGTGGTGTGCGCCACCGCGGCGTGGACGCTGAAGGACACCGGAGGCCCGTTCTGGATGGTGGGGGTGCTCACCGTGGGTGTCATCGCGGTGATGGTCACTGGGCTGGTCGGGGCGCTGGTGGTGCTGTTGCGGGCTCGGGCTGATCTGCGGCGCGAGGTCGATGCACCACCCTCCAAAGCACAGCGTGAGCGGGGCTGACAGCGTTACCGGGAGGTTCTCCGCAGGAAGCGCCGTCGCGGACTTCGGCAAGACCACAACGTGGTCAGGCCAGTTGAGGCCGCCCGTATCGCGGGATGACCGTGACGTTCAAGCCGCGATGGGGTCAGGCGGAGACGGCAGCTAAACAGTCCGGTCGGGCACTGCGTCATCGGACTGCCGGTGTTCAGTCGCGCGTCTCGTCGCGGACTTCACGCGGTGGGACGGGTTCTGCGGCGAGGTCCGCGCTGGCGTCCGCAGCGAGATCTTCGGCGCGGGAGAGGCAGGTGGGGCAGATGCCTCGCCAGGCCAGGCGTGGTTGGCGCATCCGGCGACCGCACAGTGTCCACGGGGTGGAGCTGGCCGTGGAGCGATCGCGGATGAGGTGGGCGGCGTGGCCACCCCGCCCCCGCCACACCCACCGGCCGCTGAGGTCGAAAGCGAGGTCAGCGTCAGCCTTGCCGGCGCTGCTACCACCCGCGTGACCATCCTCGACCCGCCTCACCGGAGGAGGCCCTTCGGGGTGCCGGCCGTAACACTTCTGGTCGTGGGTCATGCCTCACCTACCTCGTGCCTGCCTCGAGGACTCCGTCGTGGTGACCCAAGATAACGAGACAGGGTGCCAGAAGCTTCCCAGAGCTCCACTGCGACTCCACGGCGACTTTGTCGCGGCAGACGTGGAGGTCAGTTGACCACGCTGTGCCGTCACGTACCCCGGTGGCCTGGGTGGACCCGGGTGTTCGGGGGTGACCCAGGTGGCTCGACCACGGGTGGCTCGACGCGGCCTGGGTAGTCGTGGGGACGGGGCCGGGGTCCGGGGCTGACCCCAGACCCCGGCTGGGGTCAGCGCGGGAGGGTGAAGGAGCCCACGAGCTCGTTCAGTTCCACCGCCGCGCGCGAGACCTCACCCGCTGTGGTCGCGGTGTGCGTGGCCCCCGCGGTGGTCTGGTCCGAGGCCGCGGCGATGCCGGAGATGTTCGTGGCGATCTCCTGGCTGCCGGTGGAGACCTCGGTGACGTTGCGGACCATCTCACTGGTGGTGGCGGACTGCTCCTCCACCGCCGCGGCGATGGTGGACTGCAACCCGTCGATGCGGGCGATGACCTCGGTGATCTCCGCGATCGCGGAGGCGGCCTCGGTGGCGTCGGTCTGGGTGGCGTTGACGCGGGTCACGATGGACTCCGTGGCCCGCGCGGTCTGCTGCGCGAGCTCCTTGACCTCGCCAGCGACGACGGCGAAGCCCTTGCCCATCTCCCCGGCGCGCGCGGCTTCGATGGTGGCGTTGAGGGCGAGGAGGTTGGTCTGCTCGGCGATGGAGGTGATGAGCTTGACGACGTCGCCGATCTCGCGGGAGGAGGCGGAGAGGCGGTCGAGGGTCTCCCCGGCGGACGTGGCGGCGGCGACGGCGGAGGCGGCGGTGGAGGAGGCTTCGGCGGTGGAGGTGGCGATCTCGCGGATCGCGGAGGACATCTCGTCCCCGGCGGCAGCGACGGTGCCGATGTTGGCGGAGATCTCCTCAGTCGCCGCGGAGACGACCTGGGCCTGGGTGGCGGCCTCCTCCGCACCGGAGGAGAGCTGGGTGGCGACGGTGGTCAGTTCTTCGGAGGAGGCGGCCAGGGTGGAGGCGTT includes:
- a CDS encoding helix-turn-helix transcriptional regulator, producing MVNKAKESAGAKHLHNRLAVLRAERGITRRQLAEAVGVNVQTIGFLERGDYGPSVELALRLAGHFGLPVEALFSLTPFPPMSAQLYPAPTSPTAPAEAPTTTPAQAGAST
- a CDS encoding SDR family NAD(P)-dependent oxidoreductase, producing the protein MDGMALDTTKTTGTALITGASSGIGAVYARQLAERGWGLVLVARRGDRLEQLAAALRDEHGVTVQTLTADLSQASDLTRVAARAVDVDLLVNNAGINGYGPFAQTEADLLTQVLAVNVTALTVLTRAAVPGMLTRGRGAVISVASLLAFAGSLPPDPLPHRAVYGGTKGYVVTFTRTLAAELAGSPVSVQVVCPGLTATEFHLTRGDLPVPGEEKVHDDGGMPPEDVVEASLSALRDGETMCVPGLEDPAAVEALTAAEGTLRASSRGGQIAGRYRQTGTRAD